One window from the genome of Hoplias malabaricus isolate fHopMal1 chromosome X2, fHopMal1.hap1, whole genome shotgun sequence encodes:
- the LOC136676406 gene encoding adenylate kinase isoenzyme 6-like codes for MRIMKKPNILITGTPGVGKTTLGKELAQRTGLSYINVGELAQEGQLFDGFDAEYQCPILDEDRVVDELEDKMTEGGVIVDYHGCDFFPERWFHIVFVLRTDNTHLYNRLENRGYSGKKLQDNVQCEIFQTIYEEAMESYKVEIVHQLPSNDPEDMEGNLEQIIQWIEQWMKDNN; via the exons ATGAGAATCATGAAGAAACCAAACATCCTTATCACAG GAACGCCAGGAGTTGGGAAGACCACACTCGGGAAAGAACTGGCTCAGAGGACTGGGCTGTCTTATATCAATGTTGGAGAATTGGCACAAGAAG GTCAGCTGTTTGATGGCTTTGATGCAGAGTACCAGTGCCCCATTCTGGATGAAGACAGG GTTGTGGATGAACTGGAGGACAAAATGACAGAAGGAGGTGTCATCGTGGACTATCACGGTTGTGACTTCTTTCCTGAGCGCTGGTTTCACATAGTGTTTGTCCTCcgcacagacaacacacacctctacaacAGACTGGAGAACAG GGGTTACTCAGGAAAGAAGCTTCAAGACAATGTTCAGTGTGAGATCTTTCAGACAATCTACGAAGAGGCAATGGAATCATACAAAGTGGAAATTGTGCATCAGCTCCCCAGCAACGACCCTGAGGACATGGAAGGAAACCTGGAGCAGATCATCCAGTGGATTGAGCAGTGGATGAAGGACAATAACTAA
- the LOC136676782 gene encoding MARVEL domain-containing protein 2-like, giving the protein MSGINGSSYHFDRVREGPHYDQVPIGSLARDDGSSYPFGGLVPAVSADPLPPPPLPINPPVGPDLYPSDVEDQPDDAMDIKPVRRFIPDSVKNFFRGNSFRSSKSQSSFPPPPSDVINTTTQGVPCSPPNSRPPSPSAPGSYMDPYGGSGGSYHSRKEQAALLGEAVESVSGRSGQTAKTYSEKVEEYHQRYSYMKSWAGLLRILGCVELLLGAAVFACVCAYVHKDNEWYNLFGYTQHNIYGGSFGGSMGGMYGYGVDYNGPKTPFVLVVAGLAWIGTVILLILGMTMYYRTILLDSNWWPITECLINVMLGVLYLAASIVYVRDTLRGGLCYYPQFNNGPNAAFCRTEAGQTAAIIFLFLTTLLYFVSAGVCLKLWRHEAARLRREALEQEMRTVQSVPLTMIDAMSSVSGPAYKPQLMGTPNTMENATVLPPSMMEPEYLRGHIPAGHIPKPVIIADYVAKYPTIHTDEEKDRYKAVFNDQYEEYKELHAEVQALAKKFEEMENVMKNLPTHPSSEMEQERISHLVQEFQRKKNDPSFLEKRERCEYLKNKLAHIKQKIQEYDKVMEWNDGYS; this is encoded by the exons ATGTCAGGAATAAACGGCTCCTCGTACCACTTTGATCGTGTCAGAGAAGGTCCACACTATGACCAGGTCCCCATTGGCTCCTTGGCTCGAGATGATGGATCATCTTACCCCTTTGGGGGATTAGTGCCTGCAGTCAGTGCTGATCCCTTACCACCACCTCCACTTCCCATCAACCCCCCTGTGGGTCCGGACCTCTACCCTAGTGATGTTGAGGATCAGCCAGACGATGCCATGGATATCAAACCAGTACGACGCTTCATTCCTGACTCTGTGAAGAACTTTTTCCGGGGCAATAGCTTTCGAAGCAGCAAGAGCCAAAGCTCCTTTCCACCACCACCCTCTGATGTCATTAACACCACCACTCAAGGAGTGCCATGCTCCCCTCCCAACTCTCGACCACCATCTCCTAGTGCCCCCGGTTCATATATGGATCCATATGGAGGATCTGGGGGCAGCTACCATTCTCGGAAAGAGCAGGCAGCCCTCCTCGGGGAAGCGGTGGAGTCCGTTTCGGGACGCTCTGGACAAACAGCAAAGACGTACAGTGAGAAGGTGGAGGAGTATCACCAGAGGTATTCCTACATGAAGTCATGGGCTGGACTTCTACGTATTCTGGGCTGCGTGGAGCTGCTCCTGGGGGCTGCTGTCTTCGCTTGCGTCTGCGCATATGTACACAAGGACAATGAGTGGTACAACTTGTTCGGCTACACCCAACACAACATCTATGGGGGTTCATTTGGAGGGTCAATGGGTGGGATGTATGGATATGGGGTTGACTACAACGGACCCAAAACACCATTTGTCCTAGTTGTAGCTGGTTTGGCCTGGATCGGCACTGTCATTTTGCTCATCTTAGGCATGACCATGTACTACCGGACCATCTTACTGGATTCCAACTGGTGGCCCATTACAGAGTGCCTGATAAATGTAATGCTGGGCGTTCTCTACCTGGCAGCATCTATTGTATACGTGCGGGACACTCTCCGAGGGGGACTTTGCTATTATCCGCAATTTAACAATGGCCCCAATGCTGCATTCTGTCGAACAGAGGCTGGCCAGACAGCTGCcatcatcttcctcttccttACAACACTACTGTATTTTGTGAGCGCTGGGGTCTGCCTGAAGCTGTGGAGGCATGAAGCCGCACGTTTGCGTCGGGAGGCACTTGAGCAAGAG ATGAGGACTGTTCAGTCAGTTCCGCTGACCATG ATTGATGCTATGTCAAGTGTCTCGGGACCTGCCTACAAACCACAACTGATGGGTACCCCCAATACCATGGAAAATGCAACAGTGTTACCACCCTCTATGATGGAGCCGGAATACCTGAGGGGTCACATTCCTGCTGGGCACATCCCCAAACCAGTGATCATTGCAGATTATGTGGC GAAATACCCGACAATCCACACAGATGAGGAGAAAGACCGTTATAAGGCTGTTTTTAATGACCAGTATGAGGAGTATAAAGAGTTACACGCCGAAGTTCAGGCACTGGCCAAGAAGTTTGAGGAGATGGAGAATGTGATGAAAAACCTGCCTACTCACCCATCCAGTGAAATG GAACAAGAGAGAATCAGTCACCTAGTGCAAGAGtttcaaagaaaaaagaat GACCCATCATTCCTGGAGAAGAGGGAAAGATGCGAATATCTGAAGAACAAGCTTGCACACATCAAGCAGAAAATCCAAGAATATGACAAAGTGATGGAATGGAATGATGGCTACAGTTAA